A window of the Juglans microcarpa x Juglans regia isolate MS1-56 chromosome 5D, Jm3101_v1.0, whole genome shotgun sequence genome harbors these coding sequences:
- the LOC121266423 gene encoding uncharacterized protein LOC121266423 isoform X1, with amino-acid sequence MGFEKEELDLVLVPAGLLFMFTYHLFFLFRYLHRPHTTFMGYENNDKRAWVKSIMENKEKSVSAALTVTSSNTTAATYLATISLTLCSLIGAWIANSSNIFRSEIIYGDTRASTISIKYMSLLTCFLLAFSCFIQAVRHLVRASYLISNPSSEVPVSSVELAVIRGGELWSLGLRALYFALNLLLWFFGPIPMFVSSIIMVLILHYLDCNTTPLIKYGSAGN; translated from the exons atggGTTTCGAAAAGGAGGAGCTTGATTTGGTGTTGGTCCCTGCTGGGTTGCTGTTCATGTTTACTTACcacctcttctttcttttcagaTACCTTCATAGGCCTCACACCACATTCATGGGCTATGAGAACAATGACAAGAGAGCTTGGGTCAAAAGTATTATGGAG AACAAGGAAAAGAGTGTCAGCGCGGCTCTGACTGTGACCAGCTCCAACACAACTGCAGCGACTTACTTGGCAACAATCTCTCTGACTCTTTGCTCTCTCATTGGAGCTTGGATTGCAAACTCTTCCAACATCTTCAGAAGCGAAATAATCTACGGAGACACAAGGGCATCCACCATTTCCATCAAGTACATGAGCCTCCTGACCtgctttcttcttgctttttcGTGTTTTATTCAGGCAGTACGGCACCTTGTCCGTGCAAGCTATCTGATAAGCAACCCAAGTAGTGAAGTTCCTGTGAGTAGTGTGGAGTTGGCAGTTATAAGGGGAGGTGAACTTTGGTCACTCGGGCTTAGAGCCCTGTATTTTGCTCTTAATTTGCTGCTGTGGTTTTTTGGTCCAATACCCATGTTCGTTTCCTCCATCATTATGGTACTAATCCTCCATTACCTCGACTGCAATACAACTCCATTGATTAAGTATGGATCTGCAGGGAACTAG
- the LOC121266423 gene encoding uncharacterized protein LOC121266423 isoform X2: protein MGFEKEELDLVLVPAGLLFMFTYHLFFLFRYLHRPHTTFMGYENNDKRAWVKSIMENKEKSVSAALTVTSSNTTAATYLATISLTLCSLIGAWIANSSNIFRSEIIYGDTRASTISIKELDRWSKRQVNGNSKGAPRSEAPNRGIFLHQNSSDQSLILAVTSFIPPCNLKISCLI from the exons atggGTTTCGAAAAGGAGGAGCTTGATTTGGTGTTGGTCCCTGCTGGGTTGCTGTTCATGTTTACTTACcacctcttctttcttttcagaTACCTTCATAGGCCTCACACCACATTCATGGGCTATGAGAACAATGACAAGAGAGCTTGGGTCAAAAGTATTATGGAG AACAAGGAAAAGAGTGTCAGCGCGGCTCTGACTGTGACCAGCTCCAACACAACTGCAGCGACTTACTTGGCAACAATCTCTCTGACTCTTTGCTCTCTCATTGGAGCTTGGATTGCAAACTCTTCCAACATCTTCAGAAGCGAAATAATCTACGGAGACACAAGGGCATCCACCATTTCCATCAA GGAACTAGATCGATGGTCAAAAAGACAGGTCAACGGCAACTCTAAAGGAGCCCCCAGATCTGAAGCACCAAACCGTGGAATTTTTTTACATCAAAATTCTAGTGATCAGAGTTTGATTTTAGCTGTCACTTCTTTTATCCCTCCTTGCAATCTTAAAATCTCTTGCCTGATTTGA